Genomic window (Streptomyces sp. NBC_01431):
AGCGGCCTCGGCAGGGTGACCGTCCGGTTCGAGACCCCGCTGTCGACGCAACCGGGGCGGGTGCGGACCTTCATGGTGGACGACCCCGAGCTGGAGCCCTCCGAACCGCTGCCTCTGGTGGCACAAGGGACAGCGGAGGCGGCGGCGCAGCCGGAGGCAGGAGCGGGAGAGGCGGGGGGTGCGGGTCAGGATTCGCCGTTCGCGAGCCGGCCGAAGTCCCGGTCGGGCGGCGGCGGCCCGGGATCGGGGGCCGAGATGTCCAGACCGTAGTGGTGGTAGAGCTGGAGTTCCTGGTCGGGGGAGAGATGGCGGCCCACGCCGAAGTCGGGGGCGTCCTTGATCAGCGAGCGTTCATACGGGATGTGCAGCGCCTCGTCGATGAGGGTGCTGGGCTCCAGGGGTACGAAGGCGTCCCGGCTGAACAGCCCGGTGCGTACGGCGGCCCACTCGGGTGCGCCGGTCGCGTCATCGAGGTAGACCTCGTCCACCGTCCCGATCTTGTGTCCATCGCGGTCGTACGCTTTGCGGCCGATCAGGCTGCGCGGATCGATATCGGTCTGCACGGTCCCTCCAATTGGTCGCAACAGGGTCACAACTGGTCCATAACTACTACGAAAGTGCACATCGTGGGTGTCGGCCACTTGAGCAGGTGAACAAAGAATCGAGCCCGGAGCTCGCTGGTAGGCTGGCAAGCGGCCGCTGACCCCGTGCGGGAGAGTCGTCCGAAGTGCTCACTGGAGCTCATCGGCGGCGCCGAAGGAGCAAATCCTCCCCGGAATCTCTCAGGCCCACGGACCGCACGGACGAGGTCACTCTGGAAAGCAGGACGGGGGACGCAAGGGCAGTCGTGCCCAAGCGCCTCTTCCTCACCGACGGTGAAAACCGGTCGCCGCCATGCGCCCGGTGAAGCTCTCAGGTTGAGATGACAGAGGGGGAGGCCGTCCGGGTACCCGCGCCGTGGTGCCCCTCGCAGGTCGTGCGACCAGGAGGCCTCCGTAATGACCGCCAACCGCATTCCGCTCAGCCAGCTGGAGCGTGGCATCCCCTTCGAGCAGCGCCACATCGGGCCCGATGCCGGGGCCCAGGCGAAGATGCTCGCGCAGGTCGGCTACGGCTCGCTCGACGAGCTGACCGACGCCGCCGTGCCCGACGTGATCAAGAGCGCGGGTGCGCTGGGGCTGCCCGAGGCGCGGACCGAGGCCGAGGTGCTCGCCGAGCTGCGCCGGCTCGCGGACCGCAACCAGGTGCTCGCCCCGATGATCGGCCTCGGTTACTACGGCACGTTCACGCCGCCGGTGATCCTGCGCAACGTGATGGAGAACCCCGCCTGGTACACGGCGTACACGCCCTACCAGCCGGAGATCTCGCAGGGCCGCCTGGAGGCGCTGCTCAACTTCCAGACCATGGTCGCCGAGCTGACCGGCCTGCCCACCTCCGGCGCCTCGCTGCTCGACGAGGGCACCGCCGCCGCGGAAGCCCTGGCTCTCTCCCGCCGGGTCGGCAAGGTCAAGGGCGGGGTCTTCCTCATCGACGCCGACACCCTGCCGCAGACCGTCGCCGTGATCCAGACCCGCGCCGAGCCGACCGGCGTCGAGGTCGTCGTCGCCGACCTGAGCGACGGCATCCCGGCCGAGATCGCCGAGCGCGGCGTCTTCGGCGTACTGCTCCAGTACCCGGGCGCCTCCGGGCAGGTCCGCGACCTCAAGCCCGTCATCGATGCGGCCCACGAGCTCGGCGCGATCGTCACCGTCGCCGCCGACCTCCTCGCGCTCACCCTGCTCGCCTCGCCCGGCTCGCTCGGTGCGGACATCGCCGTCGGTACGACCCAGCGCTTCGGCGTCCCGATGGGCTTCGGCGGCCCGCACGCCGGGTTCATGGCCGTCCAGGAGAAGTTCGCCCGCTCCCTGCCCGGCCGCCTCGTCGGCGTCTCCGTCGACGCGGACGGCAACAAGGCCTACCGCCTGGCCCTGCAGACCCGCGAGCAGCACATCCGCCGCGAGAAGGCCACCAGCAACATCTGCACCGCCCAGGTGCTGCTCGCCGTGATGGCCGGGATGTACGCGGTCTACCACGGCCCGGACGGGCTGAGGCAGATCGCGCAGCGCACCCACCGGTACGCCGTGCTGCTCGCCGAGGGTCTCAAGGCCGCCGGCGTCGAGGTCGCCCACGGCGCGTACTTCGACACGCTGACCGTGCGCGTCCCCGGCAAGGCCGCCCAGGCCGTCGCCGCGGCGCGCGAGGGCGGGGTCAACCTGCACCTGGTCGACGCCGACACCGTCTCCATCGCCTGCGACGAGACCACCGCGCGGGACCAACTGGCAGCGGTCTGGGCCGCGTTCGGGGTCGACGCCGACATCGAGGCGCTGGACGCCGCGGCCGCCGACACGCTGCCCGCCGCCCTGCTGCGCACCGACGACTTCCTGACCCACCCGGTCTTCCACCAGCACCGCTCCGAGACCGCGATGCTGCGCTACCTGCGCAAGCTCGCCGACCGCGACTACGCGCTGGACCGCGGCATGATCCCGCTCGGCTCCTGCACCATGAAGCTGAACGCGACGACCGAGATGGAGCCGGTGACCTGGCCCGAGTTCGGCCAGATCCACCCCTTCGCGCCGGTCGAGCAGGCCGCCGGCTACCTCACGCTCATTCGTGAGCTGGAGGAGCGGCTCGCCGAGGTCACCGGGTACGACGCGGTGTCCATCCAGCCCAACGCCGGCTCCCAGGGCGAACTCGCGGGCCTCCTCGCGGTCCGCGCCTACCACCGCGCCAACGGCGACACCCAGCGCACCGTCTGCCTCATCCCGTCCTCCGCGCACGGCACCAACGCCGCGAGCGCCGTGATGGCCGGCATGAAGGTCGTCGTCGTCAAGACCGCCGACGACGGCGAGGTCGACGCCGACGACCTGCGCGCCAAGATCGAGCAGTACCGCGACGAGCTCTCGGTGCTGATGATCACCTACCCGTCCACGCACGGTGTCTTCGAGGAGCACGTCGCCGAGATCTGCGGTCTGGTCCACGAGGCCGGCGGTCAGGTGTACGTCGACGGCGCCAACCTCAACGCCCTGGTGGGGCTCGCCAAGCCCGGCAAGTTCGGCGGCGACGTCTCGCACCTCAACCTGCACAAGACCTTCTGCATCCCGCACGGCGGCGGCGGCCCCGGCGTCGGCCCGGTCGGTGTGCGCGCCCACCTCGCGCCGTACCTGCCGAACCACCCGCTTCAGCCCAGCGCCGGTCCCGCGACGGGCGTCGGCCCGATCTCGGCCGCGCCGTGGGGCTCGGCGGGCATCCTGCCGATCTCGTGGGCGTACGTACGTCTCATGGGCGGCGAGGGCCTCAAGCGTGCGACCCAGGTCGCCGTGCTCGCCGCGAACTACATCGCCAAGCGCCTGGAGCCGCACTACCCCGTGCTCTACACCGGCCCGAACGGGCTCGTCGCGCACGAGTGCATCGTTGACCTGCGCCCGCTGTCGAAGGCGACCGGCGTCAGCGTCGACGACATCGCCAAGCGTCTGATCGACTACGGCTTCCACGCGCCGACCATGTCGTTCCCGGTGGCCGGCACGCTGATGATCGAGCCCACCGAGTCCGAGGACCTCACCGAGATCGACCGGTTCTGCGACACCATGATCGCGATCCGCGGCGAGATCGAGAAGGTCGCCTCCGGCGCCTGGCCGGCCGACGACAACCCGCTCGCCAACGCCCCGCACACCGCGGCAGCGCTCGGCGGCGAGTGGAACCACGCCTACAGCCGCCAGGACGCCGTCTTCCCGGCCGGTGTGTCGGCCGCCGACAAGTACTGGCCGCCGGTCCGCCGCATCGACGGCGCCTTCGGCGACCGCAACCTGGTCTGCTCCTGCCCGCCGCTGGACGAGTACGACAACTGATCCGCACATGCGTAAGGGCCGGTTCGGGGTGGATTCCCCGGGCCGGCCCTTGTGTGTCCGTACGCGACGGGCCCGCGGGGGACCGGTGCGTACGAGAGCTGTCCGTACGAGACCGCGCTAGGCGGCCGTCGCCACCTGCTCCGCCGTGAGCGACCGGTGCGGGGCGATGATCTGCCCGTCCGGCAGCAGCTCACCGGTGTCCTCGAAGAGCAGGACGCCGTTGCACAGCAGGCTCCAGCCCTGCTCCGGATGGTGCGCCACGGGCTGCGCGGCTTCCCGGTCGG
Coding sequences:
- the gcvP gene encoding aminomethyl-transferring glycine dehydrogenase, encoding MTANRIPLSQLERGIPFEQRHIGPDAGAQAKMLAQVGYGSLDELTDAAVPDVIKSAGALGLPEARTEAEVLAELRRLADRNQVLAPMIGLGYYGTFTPPVILRNVMENPAWYTAYTPYQPEISQGRLEALLNFQTMVAELTGLPTSGASLLDEGTAAAEALALSRRVGKVKGGVFLIDADTLPQTVAVIQTRAEPTGVEVVVADLSDGIPAEIAERGVFGVLLQYPGASGQVRDLKPVIDAAHELGAIVTVAADLLALTLLASPGSLGADIAVGTTQRFGVPMGFGGPHAGFMAVQEKFARSLPGRLVGVSVDADGNKAYRLALQTREQHIRREKATSNICTAQVLLAVMAGMYAVYHGPDGLRQIAQRTHRYAVLLAEGLKAAGVEVAHGAYFDTLTVRVPGKAAQAVAAAREGGVNLHLVDADTVSIACDETTARDQLAAVWAAFGVDADIEALDAAAADTLPAALLRTDDFLTHPVFHQHRSETAMLRYLRKLADRDYALDRGMIPLGSCTMKLNATTEMEPVTWPEFGQIHPFAPVEQAAGYLTLIRELEERLAEVTGYDAVSIQPNAGSQGELAGLLAVRAYHRANGDTQRTVCLIPSSAHGTNAASAVMAGMKVVVVKTADDGEVDADDLRAKIEQYRDELSVLMITYPSTHGVFEEHVAEICGLVHEAGGQVYVDGANLNALVGLAKPGKFGGDVSHLNLHKTFCIPHGGGGPGVGPVGVRAHLAPYLPNHPLQPSAGPATGVGPISAAPWGSAGILPISWAYVRLMGGEGLKRATQVAVLAANYIAKRLEPHYPVLYTGPNGLVAHECIVDLRPLSKATGVSVDDIAKRLIDYGFHAPTMSFPVAGTLMIEPTESEDLTEIDRFCDTMIAIRGEIEKVASGAWPADDNPLANAPHTAAALGGEWNHAYSRQDAVFPAGVSAADKYWPPVRRIDGAFGDRNLVCSCPPLDEYDN
- a CDS encoding PRC-barrel domain-containing protein; its protein translation is MQTDIDPRSLIGRKAYDRDGHKIGTVDEVYLDDATGAPEWAAVRTGLFSRDAFVPLEPSTLIDEALHIPYERSLIKDAPDFGVGRHLSPDQELQLYHHYGLDISAPDPGPPPPDRDFGRLANGES
- a CDS encoding DUF5999 family protein, whose translation is MCQHQPACPTAFSADREAAQPVAHHPEQGWSLLCNGVLLFEDTGELLPDGQIIAPHRSLTAEQVATAA